A genomic stretch from Ammospiza nelsoni isolate bAmmNel1 chromosome 32, bAmmNel1.pri, whole genome shotgun sequence includes:
- the TESPA1 gene encoding protein TESPA1 — MGAGRGRGRQEEAAAAAHGAWRGTGRCPRTPGTGTPPAMEGPSVLGPCSWQRRRAWARHSRGCRSPEGERDQEEEEEEEEEEEEEEEAAAVPWEPPEPDRAVLEGRLCCRVRTRLQDCGALQDRHLSPGDSTASGVPSGVPSGVPSSSSRGIGVPPVSPRGESVSPRCPLAGLRRRCRCPLSRSVAAVLAWWHSQSDAEEILLALGFVGSEPGAASRVPPRFFSGPSRASGIDLGLFLRAQARRLQLEDPGLRLASRFQQFQALAATADAFFCLYSHVSRTPLQRIAPAPPCRDIPDSGTRR; from the exons AtgggggccgggcggggccgggggcggcaggaggaggcggcggcggctgccCACGGGGCCTGGAGGGGCACGGGGAGGTGCCCACGCACCCCTGGAACCG ggacccccccgGCCATGGAGGGACCCTCGGTGCTCGGGCCCTGCTCGTGGCAGAGGCGCCGTGCGTGGGCCCGGCACAGCCGGGGCTGCCGCAGCCCCGAGGGCGAGCGGgaccaggaggaggaggaagaggaggaggaggaggaagaggaggaggaggaggcggccgCTGTCCCCTGGGAGCCACCAGAGCCGGACCGCGCTGTCCTGGAAG GACGTCTCTGCTGCAGGGTCCGGACGCGGCTGCAGGACTGCGG ggctctgcaggaccGGCACCTGAGCCCTGGTGACAGCACGGCCTCCGGTGTCCCCTCCGGTGTCCCCTccggtgtccccagcagctccag TCGGGGAATCGGTGTCCCCCCGGTGTCACCCCGTGGGGAATCGGTgtccccccggtgtcccctgGCGGGGCTGAGGCGGCGCTGTCGCTGTCCCCTCTCCCGCAGCGTGGCCGCGGTGCTGGCCTGGTGGCACTCGCAGTCTGACGCCGAGGAGATCCTGCTCGCCCTGGGCTTCGTGGGCAGCGAGCCGGGGGCGGCGTCGCGGGTCCCCCCCCGCTTCTTCTCGGGCCCGTCCCGCGCCAGCGGCATCGACCTCGGGCTCTTCCTGCGGGCCCAGGCGCGGcgcctgcagctggaggatcCGGGCCTGCGGCTGGCCA GTCGCTTCCAGCAGTTCCAGGCCCTGGCCGCCACGGCCGACGCGTTCTTCTGCCTCTACTCGCACGTGTCGCGGACCCCCCTGCAGCGCAtcgcccccgccccgccctgTCGCGACATCCCCGACAGC GGGACACGGCGGTGA
- the LOC132085870 gene encoding cell surface glycoprotein 1-like isoform X1 produces MAAMLKLWAALLLAGLAGSLATARPVEEPSSEGLGLLGELSKLLDPHVEPHELLDPSEEPLELLDPEEEPEEKPQELLGLLDPEEEPEEKPQELLGLLDPEEEPEEKPQELLGLLDPEEEPEEKPQELLDPEEEPEEKPQELLGLLDPEEEPEEVEELEVIPLGPKEPEESPEESEDPEESPEESEDPEESPEESEDPEASPEESEEPEESPEESEEPEASPEESEDPEESPEESEDPEESPEESEDPEASPEESEDPEESPEESEDPEESPEESEDPEESPEESEDREESPEESEDREESPEESEEPEASPEESEDPEESPEESEEPEESPEESEDPEASPEESEDREESPEESEEPEESPEESKEPEASPEESEDPEESSEESEESEESSEESEDPEESPEESGDSEESLEESEDPEESPEESEDPEESPEESEDPEVGSELEELNVDALVELATKLAEAQGAEKNEGALSHLMDAINWLVNRLSNLVFG; encoded by the exons ATGGCCGCGATGCTGAAGCTCTGGGCAGCGCTGCTGCTGGCCGGGCTCGCCGGCAGCCTGGCCACTGCCC GCCCCGTGGAGGAACCGAGTTCAGAAGGGCTTGGGCTCCTGGGGGAGCTCAGCAAGCTGCTGGACCCCCATGTGGAACCCCATGAGCTGCTGGACCCCAGTGAGGaacccctggagctgctggaccCCGAGGAGGAACCCGAGGAGAaaccacaggagctgctgggactgCTGGACCCCGAGGAGGAACCCGAGGAGaaaccccaggagctgctgggtctGCTGGATCCCGAGGAGGAACCCGAGGAGAaaccacaggagctgctgggactgCTGGACCCCGAGGAGGAACCCGAGGAGaaaccccaggagctgctggatccCGAAGAAGAACCCGAGGAGaaaccccaggagctgctgggactgCTGGACCCCGAGGAGGAACCTGAGGAGGTGGAGGAGCTTGAGGTGATCCCTCTAGGGCCTAAGGAACCTGAGGAGAGCCCTGAGGAATCCGAGGATCCTGAGGAGAGCCCGGAAGAGTCTGAGGATCCTGAAGAGAGTCCTGAAGAGTCTGAGGATCCTGAAGCCAGTCCTGAAGAGTCTGAGGAACCTGAGGAGAGCCCGGAGGAGTCTGAGGAACCCGAAGCGAGTCCTGAAGAATCTGAGGATCCTGAAGAGAGTCCTGAAGAATCTGAGGATCCTGAAGAGAGTCCTGAAGAGTCTGAGGATCCTGAAGCCAGTCCTGAAGAGTCTGAGGATCCTGAAGAGAGTCCTGAAGAATCTGAGGATCCTGAAGAGAGTCCTGAAGAGTCTGAGGATCCTGAAGAGAGTCCTGAAGAGTCTGAGGATCGCGAGGAGAGCCCGGAGGAGTCTGAGGATCGCGAAGAGAGCCCCGAAGAATCTGAGGAACCTGAAGCGAGTCCTGAAGAGTCAGAAGATCCCGAAGAGAGCCCGGAGGAATCTGAGGAACCTGAGGAGAGCCCTGAAGAGTCTGAGGATCCCGAAGCAAGCCCGGAGGAGTCTGAGGATCGCGAAGAGAGCCCCGAGGAATCCGAGGAACCCGAAGAGAGCCCCGAAGAATCCAAGGAACCCGAAGCGAGTCCTGAAGAATCCGAGGATCCTGAAGAGAGCTCTGAGGAATCCGAGGAATCCGAAGAGAGCTCTGAAGAGTCGGAAGATCCCGAAGAGAGCCCGGAGGAATCTGGGGATTCTGAAGAGAGCCTGGAGGAATCAGAGGATCCTgaggagagcccagaggagTCTGAAGATCCTgaggagagcccagaggagTCTGAGGATCCTGAAGTGGGCTCTGAGTTGGAGGAGCTCAACGTGGATGCCCTGGTGGAACTGGCAACCAAACTGGCAG AGGCGCAGGGAGCCGAGAAGAACGAGGGGGCCCTGTCTCATCTCATGGACGCGATTAACTGGCTGGTGAACCGTCTGAGCAACCTCGTCTTCGG gtga
- the LOC132085870 gene encoding cell surface glycoprotein 1-like isoform X2, producing the protein MAAMLKLWAALLLAGLAGSLATARPVEEPSSEGLGLLGELSKLLDPHVEPHELLDPSEEPLELLDPEEEPEEKPQELLGLLDPEEEPEEKPQELLGLLDPEEEPEEKPQELLGLLDPEEEPEEKPQELLDPEEEPEEKPQELLGLLDPEEEPEEVEELEVIPLGPKEPEESPEESEDPEESPEESEDPEESPEESEDPEASPEESEEPEESPEESEEPEASPEESEDPEESPEESEDPEESPEESEDPEASPEESEDPEESPEESEDPEESPEESEDPEESPEESEDREESPEESEDREESPEESEEPEASPEESEDPEESPEESEEPEESPEESEDPEASPEESEDREESPEESEEPEESPEESKEPEASPEESEDPEESSEESEESEESSEESEDPEESPEESGDSEESLEESEDPEESPEESEDPEESPEESEDPEVGSELEELNVDALVELATKLAGEK; encoded by the exons ATGGCCGCGATGCTGAAGCTCTGGGCAGCGCTGCTGCTGGCCGGGCTCGCCGGCAGCCTGGCCACTGCCC GCCCCGTGGAGGAACCGAGTTCAGAAGGGCTTGGGCTCCTGGGGGAGCTCAGCAAGCTGCTGGACCCCCATGTGGAACCCCATGAGCTGCTGGACCCCAGTGAGGaacccctggagctgctggaccCCGAGGAGGAACCCGAGGAGAaaccacaggagctgctgggactgCTGGACCCCGAGGAGGAACCCGAGGAGaaaccccaggagctgctgggtctGCTGGATCCCGAGGAGGAACCCGAGGAGAaaccacaggagctgctgggactgCTGGACCCCGAGGAGGAACCCGAGGAGaaaccccaggagctgctggatccCGAAGAAGAACCCGAGGAGaaaccccaggagctgctgggactgCTGGACCCCGAGGAGGAACCTGAGGAGGTGGAGGAGCTTGAGGTGATCCCTCTAGGGCCTAAGGAACCTGAGGAGAGCCCTGAGGAATCCGAGGATCCTGAGGAGAGCCCGGAAGAGTCTGAGGATCCTGAAGAGAGTCCTGAAGAGTCTGAGGATCCTGAAGCCAGTCCTGAAGAGTCTGAGGAACCTGAGGAGAGCCCGGAGGAGTCTGAGGAACCCGAAGCGAGTCCTGAAGAATCTGAGGATCCTGAAGAGAGTCCTGAAGAATCTGAGGATCCTGAAGAGAGTCCTGAAGAGTCTGAGGATCCTGAAGCCAGTCCTGAAGAGTCTGAGGATCCTGAAGAGAGTCCTGAAGAATCTGAGGATCCTGAAGAGAGTCCTGAAGAGTCTGAGGATCCTGAAGAGAGTCCTGAAGAGTCTGAGGATCGCGAGGAGAGCCCGGAGGAGTCTGAGGATCGCGAAGAGAGCCCCGAAGAATCTGAGGAACCTGAAGCGAGTCCTGAAGAGTCAGAAGATCCCGAAGAGAGCCCGGAGGAATCTGAGGAACCTGAGGAGAGCCCTGAAGAGTCTGAGGATCCCGAAGCAAGCCCGGAGGAGTCTGAGGATCGCGAAGAGAGCCCCGAGGAATCCGAGGAACCCGAAGAGAGCCCCGAAGAATCCAAGGAACCCGAAGCGAGTCCTGAAGAATCCGAGGATCCTGAAGAGAGCTCTGAGGAATCCGAGGAATCCGAAGAGAGCTCTGAAGAGTCGGAAGATCCCGAAGAGAGCCCGGAGGAATCTGGGGATTCTGAAGAGAGCCTGGAGGAATCAGAGGATCCTgaggagagcccagaggagTCTGAAGATCCTgaggagagcccagaggagTCTGAGGATCCTGAAGTGGGCTCTGAGTTGGAGGAGCTCAACGTGGATGCCCTGGTGGAACTGGCAACCAAACTGGCAG gtgaGAAATGA